In Trichocoleus desertorum NBK24, the following are encoded in one genomic region:
- a CDS encoding ADP-ribosylglycohydrolase family protein: MRYSLLSQFQGVLVGAAIGELLGVCWATQVTPADPLNSTAPPLPLNCPEQWSHLLTSAPVREKLSVSEPRWGRLVVLGAQSLVRRGDLDFADWQPRQPNPQGTADLGTLRASLGESLGASELAIASLPIALFFHEDEAKLYQNLERLSQEGVPKPSSILPSFMISLAIAQALQNQFHPQRSIPQMIAAITRLETRLGRPVAEANSLAILMQQLAQVQTLLEQQASLERVRSQLCQSQQALQATSTLHELQAIMAALYCCLATPNDWRLAVLRSLQMQIAPALVATLTGAISGAANSLAGIPVEWRLALDHPDSGSTLKSLWQVVEFEAEIMELGSALLATWSGTYDTQKFPVKRYHVPAIAAPRVIRPR, translated from the coding sequence ATGCGGTACTCACTCTTGAGCCAATTTCAAGGTGTACTGGTAGGCGCAGCCATCGGAGAACTGTTAGGAGTGTGTTGGGCCACTCAAGTCACCCCAGCAGACCCGCTCAACTCCACAGCACCTCCACTACCTTTGAATTGCCCGGAGCAATGGTCTCATCTGTTAACCTCTGCCCCAGTTCGAGAGAAACTCAGCGTCTCTGAGCCAAGATGGGGCCGCTTAGTCGTGCTGGGTGCTCAAAGTTTAGTACGGCGAGGAGATCTGGATTTCGCAGATTGGCAGCCTCGCCAACCCAATCCTCAGGGAACTGCTGATCTGGGAACGCTAAGAGCAAGCCTGGGGGAAAGTTTGGGAGCAAGTGAGCTGGCGATCGCTAGCCTGCCGATCGCGCTGTTCTTTCATGAAGATGAAGCTAAGCTTTATCAGAACCTAGAACGGCTGAGCCAGGAAGGTGTACCTAAACCCAGCTCAATTCTGCCGAGCTTTATGATTAGTTTGGCGATCGCGCAAGCTCTGCAAAACCAGTTTCATCCCCAGCGCTCAATTCCCCAAATGATTGCGGCCATAACTCGCTTAGAAACGAGATTAGGTCGCCCTGTGGCCGAGGCAAACTCCTTAGCAATCTTGATGCAGCAATTGGCTCAAGTACAAACTTTGCTAGAGCAGCAGGCCAGCTTAGAACGAGTGCGATCGCAGCTATGCCAATCTCAACAAGCGCTACAGGCCACCTCCACACTTCACGAACTACAAGCGATCATGGCAGCTCTTTATTGTTGCCTTGCCACCCCCAACGACTGGCGTCTCGCAGTTTTACGCTCGCTACAGATGCAAATTGCGCCAGCCTTAGTCGCAACTTTGACGGGTGCTATATCGGGAGCAGCCAACAGCCTAGCTGGAATTCCTGTGGAATGGCGCTTAGCCCTCGATCACCCCGACTCTGGTTCTACACTGAAATCACTTTGGCAAGTGGTGGAGTTTGAAGCAGAGATAATGGAGTTAGGTTCCGCCTTGCTAGCTACCTGGTCGGGCACCTATGATACACAAAAGTTTCCAGTTAAGCGCTACCACGTCCCAGCGATCGCCGCTCCCCGTGTGATTCGCCCCCGCTAA
- a CDS encoding photosystem II manganese-stabilizing polypeptide, translated as MRYRALIVSLLALCLGVLTACSSGPSNTVNRDLLTYEQIRGTGLANTCPQLDETARGSITVDTSKSYTLNGLCLQPIDFFVKEESVSKRSQASFKPAKLVTRQTSSIEAVNGALQPNSDGSFTFKEEDGLDFQAITVQLAGGERVPFLFTIKDLVAQTQPGLNGVINTSTDFEGKFKVPSYRTSNFLDPKGRGLATGYDNAVALPAQADSAELTRENVKSFNVGQGQISLQVAKVDNTTGEIAGTFESEQPSETDMGSREPLEVRIRGIFYARLEPGQA; from the coding sequence ATGAGGTATCGTGCTTTAATCGTTTCACTCCTAGCCTTGTGCTTGGGTGTGCTGACTGCTTGTAGCAGTGGGCCAAGTAATACTGTGAACCGAGATTTGCTCACTTACGAGCAGATTAGAGGAACTGGTTTGGCAAACACTTGTCCCCAACTCGATGAGACCGCTCGTGGTTCCATCACGGTGGATACTAGCAAGTCTTACACCCTGAACGGCTTGTGCTTGCAGCCCATCGACTTCTTTGTGAAGGAAGAAAGTGTTAGCAAGCGTTCTCAAGCTTCTTTCAAGCCTGCGAAGCTAGTGACTCGTCAAACTTCTTCTATCGAAGCTGTAAATGGCGCACTACAGCCTAATTCAGATGGCAGCTTCACCTTTAAGGAAGAAGATGGTCTCGACTTCCAAGCCATCACCGTGCAACTGGCTGGTGGTGAGCGGGTGCCTTTCCTATTTACTATCAAAGACTTGGTGGCTCAAACCCAACCTGGTTTGAATGGTGTGATCAACACCTCTACCGACTTTGAAGGTAAGTTCAAAGTCCCCTCCTATCGGACCTCCAACTTCTTGGACCCCAAAGGTCGCGGTCTGGCTACAGGATATGACAACGCCGTTGCCCTCCCAGCTCAAGCGGATAGTGCTGAACTAACACGCGAAAACGTGAAAAGCTTTAATGTGGGTCAAGGTCAGATTTCTCTCCAAGTCGCTAAGGTTGACAACACGACTGGTGAAATTGCTGGCACCTTTGAAAGTGAGCAGCCTTCGGAAACTGACATGGGTTCTCGTGAGCCTTTAGAAGTCAGAATTCGGGGTATTTTCTACGCTCGTCTGGAGCCAGGTCAAGCTTAA
- a CDS encoding ATP-binding protein has product MTESSLNLTAPTLSLESTIQELHLYDFQVDSDCLGAEVSHVFEENPLLPGVLLVNRDQLIGTISRRKFLEQMSRLYGVELFSKRPLKVLYNFAKSEPLILPGDTSIVAAARQSLGRSPELVYEPVVVKLGSSTYHLLDIHQLLVAQAKIHELTTQLLREQTKAQLMQTEKMASLGRMVAGVAHEILNPVNFIWGNLGHLSRYSQDLIQVLLKYEQEITETSAEVKALKEEIEFEFLLKDFPQVIDSMRMGAERLKKIVSGLRSFSYMDEAKLRPADIHECLDNTLLILGNRLKYGIEIVKDYGDLPLVNCYPGQLSQVFMNLISNAIDALSEKTANHAAEQKSNRFLSQQKVVLNQWQPQIKITTTICTSEAPASPTADAWIVIQIADNGSGIPAGIQTKIFETFFTTKPMGQGTGLGLAISHQIVTEKHQGQLNLRSQPGIGTEFEVRLPIVSAQPVPVAVAQLSES; this is encoded by the coding sequence ATGACTGAATCCTCCTTGAATCTAACAGCACCAACTTTGTCTTTGGAATCCACTATACAAGAGTTGCACCTTTATGACTTTCAGGTAGATTCTGATTGCCTCGGCGCAGAAGTTTCTCATGTATTTGAAGAAAACCCGTTATTACCTGGTGTTCTTTTAGTTAACAGAGATCAACTGATCGGAACGATCTCGCGTCGCAAGTTTTTAGAGCAAATGAGCCGCCTGTATGGAGTGGAACTGTTTTCCAAACGGCCTCTGAAAGTTCTATATAACTTTGCTAAAAGTGAGCCATTAATTTTGCCAGGTGATACCTCAATTGTGGCTGCGGCTCGGCAATCACTGGGGCGATCGCCAGAATTAGTCTACGAACCCGTTGTAGTAAAACTAGGATCTTCAACCTACCACTTGCTAGATATTCATCAATTACTAGTCGCTCAAGCCAAAATTCATGAACTGACGACTCAGCTATTACGAGAGCAAACCAAAGCCCAATTAATGCAGACCGAGAAAATGGCTAGTTTGGGCCGTATGGTTGCAGGAGTCGCGCATGAAATTTTGAACCCAGTAAATTTTATTTGGGGAAATTTAGGCCATTTATCAAGATACAGTCAAGATCTAATTCAAGTCTTATTGAAATATGAGCAGGAAATAACCGAGACCTCTGCTGAGGTTAAAGCGCTCAAAGAAGAGATTGAATTTGAGTTTTTACTCAAAGATTTTCCTCAAGTGATTGATAGCATGCGGATGGGGGCAGAGCGCCTCAAAAAGATTGTGAGTGGTTTGCGTAGCTTTTCCTATATGGATGAAGCAAAGCTTCGGCCCGCAGACATTCATGAATGTCTCGATAACACTTTGCTGATTCTGGGCAATCGTCTCAAATATGGGATTGAGATTGTGAAGGATTACGGGGATTTACCGCTAGTAAATTGTTATCCTGGGCAACTCAGCCAAGTGTTTATGAATCTGATTAGTAATGCCATTGATGCCTTAAGCGAGAAAACAGCCAATCATGCAGCTGAGCAGAAATCAAATCGATTTTTAAGTCAACAGAAAGTTGTCCTGAACCAATGGCAACCTCAAATCAAAATCACCACAACTATTTGTACTTCTGAAGCTCCAGCATCCCCTACCGCTGACGCTTGGATCGTGATTCAAATTGCAGATAATGGTTCGGGAATTCCAGCGGGAATCCAGACAAAAATCTTTGAAACATTTTTTACCACTAAACCAATGGGTCAAGGAACTGGTTTAGGGCTGGCAATTAGCCATCAGATTGTGACTGAAAAGCATCAAGGCCAATTAAACTTGCGATCGCAACCTGGAATTGGGACTGAGTTTGAAGTTCGACTGCCGATTGTCTCTGCCCAGCCTGTGCCTGTCGCTGTGGCCCAACTTTCAGAAAGTTAG
- a CDS encoding ATP-binding protein, whose product MLNQSSPHIMPPSLSEGNGLALGVESSLQDLRLYNFQVDISCSGAELAQFFEKYPLLPGAILLEQGEFVGMISRQQFLEYLLRPQGLELFLKQPLRVLYSYARTQSLALPADTLIVTAAQQALRRSRELLGEPIVVCTEPGTYHLLNMHELNIAYWQIRGIETQVRYERAQAQMIQTEKMASLGRLVDGIAHEILDPVSFIWGNLTHVSSYSQNLLELITAYETYLPGVPEEILDLQADLELDYLKQDLPQTIASIRSGAERLSKLATSLQNFCHIDEVYPKPADLHECLDSILLLLKSRLTGEISIIRNYGQLPPVSCFAGQLSQVFMNVLTNAADALIDQAIRQELAIEFGSQGILAPPQKPRIEITTQVCPARSVTAASGTRWVSVRIADNGLGLSPERYQQILESFSVERRAAKETSLSVSYQIVTARHGGKFEVRSQPGVGTEFEILLPLV is encoded by the coding sequence GTGCTAAATCAATCCAGTCCTCATATTATGCCGCCATCTCTATCTGAAGGGAATGGATTGGCCTTGGGTGTAGAGTCATCGCTACAAGATTTACGGCTCTACAACTTTCAAGTTGACATTAGCTGTTCAGGCGCAGAACTGGCTCAGTTCTTCGAGAAGTATCCCCTATTACCAGGCGCTATTTTGCTGGAGCAGGGTGAGTTTGTCGGCATGATATCTCGACAGCAATTTTTAGAGTATTTGCTGCGTCCTCAGGGATTAGAGTTATTTCTGAAACAACCCTTGAGGGTTCTCTACAGTTATGCCAGAACTCAGTCTCTTGCTCTACCCGCAGATACCTTGATTGTGACGGCGGCCCAGCAAGCACTACGGCGATCGCGCGAGCTACTAGGTGAACCGATTGTGGTTTGTACAGAGCCAGGAACTTATCACCTGCTGAATATGCACGAATTAAATATTGCCTATTGGCAAATTCGGGGCATTGAAACTCAGGTGAGGTACGAAAGGGCTCAAGCCCAAATGATTCAAACTGAAAAGATGGCTAGTTTGGGTCGCTTAGTTGATGGCATTGCTCATGAAATTTTAGATCCAGTTAGTTTCATTTGGGGAAATTTAACTCACGTTTCTAGCTATAGCCAGAACTTGCTAGAGTTGATTACTGCTTACGAAACTTATTTGCCAGGAGTACCTGAAGAAATTCTTGATTTGCAGGCAGATTTGGAGCTGGATTATCTCAAACAAGATCTGCCCCAAACTATTGCTAGTATCCGCTCTGGTGCAGAACGGTTATCTAAGTTGGCGACCAGCCTGCAAAACTTTTGTCATATTGATGAGGTTTACCCTAAACCTGCTGATTTGCATGAGTGCCTCGATAGCATTTTGCTATTGCTAAAAAGTCGTTTAACTGGAGAAATCAGCATTATTAGAAATTACGGTCAGTTGCCTCCAGTGTCTTGTTTTGCGGGGCAGCTCAGCCAAGTATTTATGAATGTTTTGACGAATGCAGCTGATGCTTTAATCGATCAAGCAATTCGGCAAGAGCTAGCGATCGAATTTGGCAGTCAAGGCATTCTCGCTCCACCCCAAAAACCCCGCATTGAGATTACGACCCAAGTCTGCCCAGCCAGATCGGTGACGGCTGCCTCTGGCACTCGCTGGGTTTCAGTGCGGATTGCGGATAATGGCTTAGGTCTCTCGCCAGAGCGGTATCAGCAGATTCTAGAGTCGTTTTCGGTTGAGAGACGAGCGGCGAAAGAAACGAGTTTGTCTGTGAGCTATCAAATTGTGACTGCGAGACACGGTGGCAAGTTTGAAGTGCGATCGCAACCTGGAGTCGGGACAGAATTTGAAATTTTATTACCCTTGGTTTAG
- the rimM gene encoding ribosome maturation factor RimM (Essential for efficient processing of 16S rRNA) has product MIREKKMSERRKTKTPSTHSPAPNSAIVPEGWLEIGKIVSAQGLKGEVRVYPNSDFPERFEEPGTRWLLPLNATEPQPIELVKGRYLHGKGMYVLQLGDVSDRDHAEALKGCKLLVPEGDRPQLEEGEFHVIDLIGLEVFDQATQTLLGTVTDVIPAGNDLLEVKLTEPKNPKQPTVLVPFVNEIVPVVDLAARRVEITPPLGLIEQVRPLNQG; this is encoded by the coding sequence ATGATCCGTGAGAAAAAGATGTCTGAGCGCCGCAAAACCAAAACTCCCTCGACCCATTCCCCTGCCCCAAACTCAGCGATCGTGCCTGAAGGTTGGCTAGAAATCGGCAAAATTGTGTCTGCCCAGGGCTTAAAAGGCGAGGTGCGAGTTTACCCAAATTCCGACTTTCCAGAGCGCTTTGAGGAACCAGGAACCCGTTGGCTCCTGCCTCTAAATGCCACTGAACCCCAACCAATCGAATTGGTGAAGGGTCGCTACTTGCATGGCAAAGGAATGTATGTTCTGCAATTGGGCGATGTTAGCGATCGCGACCATGCTGAAGCCCTCAAAGGCTGTAAGCTTCTAGTTCCAGAAGGCGATCGCCCGCAACTAGAAGAAGGTGAATTTCATGTCATCGACTTGATCGGGTTAGAAGTATTTGATCAAGCGACGCAAACTCTACTAGGCACAGTCACCGATGTGATTCCTGCTGGCAACGATCTGCTAGAAGTGAAGCTGACAGAGCCAAAAAATCCTAAGCAGCCCACGGTTTTAGTGCCCTTTGTCAACGAGATCGTACCTGTCGTAGATTTGGCGGCGAGGAGAGTTGAAATCACTCCCCCACTGGGTTTAATCGAGCAAGTAAGGCCGCTAAACCAAGGGTAA
- a CDS encoding valine--pyruvate transaminase, with amino-acid sequence MNPVLTQFGAQMSQLTGVRAIMKDIIETLRAGNGQEFINLSAGNPVILPEVEQLWRNCTAELLSSNEYGEVVCRYGSSQGYQPLIEAIRQDFSQRYGLTLSDRNILITPGSQALYFYAANALGGYTTSGDLKQIVLPLSPDYTGYGGVTLIPEALVAYKPALDIDEQAHRFKYRPDFSQLEINESTGFVLFSRPCNPTGNVLTDEEVQKIAALATPHNIPILIDSAYAPPFPALNFTEMTPVFGDNIVHCMSLSKAGLPGERVGVAIGDEKVIQVLECFQTNLCIHSSRYGQAIAAQAIASGALAEISTQVIRPYYQEKFTVVETSLDQAMPQDIPWFLHRGEGAIFAWLWLKDLPITDWEFYQQLKQVGVIVVPGSSFFPGLSEDWPHKQQCVRISLTASNEEIAIGMQRLAKVVAEVYQLTAVSEGVS; translated from the coding sequence ATGAACCCTGTCCTGACTCAATTCGGCGCTCAAATGTCCCAGCTCACTGGGGTGCGGGCAATTATGAAAGATATCATTGAAACCCTACGAGCGGGCAATGGTCAGGAATTCATCAATTTGAGTGCTGGAAATCCGGTGATCTTGCCAGAGGTGGAGCAACTATGGCGAAATTGCACGGCGGAACTACTCAGCAGCAATGAGTATGGAGAAGTAGTTTGTCGTTATGGTTCTAGCCAAGGCTATCAACCCCTGATTGAAGCGATTCGACAGGATTTTAGTCAGCGTTACGGACTCACTTTGAGCGATCGCAATATTTTAATTACACCCGGAAGCCAAGCCCTCTATTTCTATGCGGCTAATGCTCTGGGCGGCTACACTACCAGCGGCGATCTCAAACAAATCGTGTTGCCTCTTAGCCCCGACTACACAGGCTATGGCGGTGTCACCTTGATCCCGGAAGCTTTGGTTGCTTACAAACCTGCGCTAGATATAGATGAGCAGGCACACCGCTTCAAGTATCGCCCCGATTTCAGCCAACTGGAAATTAATGAAAGCACTGGATTTGTGCTGTTTTCACGGCCTTGCAACCCCACCGGGAACGTTTTAACTGACGAAGAGGTGCAAAAAATTGCGGCATTGGCAACGCCTCACAACATCCCCATCTTGATCGACTCAGCCTATGCGCCTCCCTTTCCTGCCTTAAACTTTACTGAGATGACGCCTGTCTTCGGGGACAATATCGTTCACTGCATGAGCTTGTCTAAAGCAGGATTGCCAGGAGAACGGGTGGGAGTTGCGATCGGTGATGAGAAAGTGATTCAAGTTTTAGAGTGCTTTCAGACGAACTTGTGTATTCACTCGTCTCGTTATGGTCAAGCGATCGCGGCGCAGGCGATCGCCTCTGGAGCACTCGCTGAGATTTCTACTCAAGTCATTCGTCCTTATTACCAAGAGAAATTCACCGTCGTCGAAACCAGCCTCGATCAAGCCATGCCCCAAGACATTCCTTGGTTTCTCCATCGGGGTGAAGGCGCTATTTTTGCTTGGCTGTGGCTAAAAGATTTACCCATCACCGATTGGGAGTTCTATCAACAACTCAAGCAGGTGGGTGTGATTGTCGTACCGGGTAGCTCATTCTTTCCAGGTTTAAGCGAAGATTGGCCCCACAAACAGCAGTGCGTCCGGATTAGCCTCACCGCTAGCAACGAGGAAATTGCGATCGGAATGCAGCGCTTAGCCAAAGTGGTGGCAGAAGTTTATCAATTGACCGCCGTCAGTGAGGGAGTTTCCTGA
- the glgP gene encoding alpha-glucan family phosphorylase — MTNTAAMKPAAKLSAKLPLPLKRLADLAYNYWWSWANGHVSLFQNINPDEWQRSGHNPVALLESASYERLTQLAEDPLYLKRLQGLATQFDRYMREKDTWANRVAPQLSQEHPVAYFCAEFGIHESLPVYSGGLGILAGDHLKSASDLGVPMVGVGLLYRQGYFHQRLNRNGWQEDYYTDNPFEQMPLELVTNAEGEPITIELQIRQRMVKVQIWLVQVGRVRLYLLDTDREDNDPIDRWLTGHLYGGNQETRIAQEVVLGIGGVRALQALGIQPTVYHLNEGHAAFCLLELSRLEVKQTGKSFYDIEASVRDRCVFTTHTPVPAGHDVFSADLMDSYFAQFWPELGLSREQFISLGARRLGDPWEPFGMTVLALRLCRGANGVSALHGQVSRKMWSILYPDRPEDKVPISHITNGVHARTWTAPLLSDLYTQYLGENWSARVVDPEMWAGVDKIPNEELWSRHQILKERLVAHTRFKVKASRQGRGEDGDHIHAADHLLDPKILTIGFARRFSPYKRGALLLRNAELALQIFGSSDRPVQIIFAGKAHPADEEGKRIIQRLMEWCRHSAIRDRVAFIEDYDIYTAQKLIQGVDVWLNNPRRPLEASGTSGQKVCFNGGLNCSVLDGWWCEGYQAGPDGKGLNGWAIGEDANTSDQELQDRIDSESLYRLLTEEIVPLYYDQDANGIPNGWIQKMKASIKTNSPAFNTDRMVADYVRQMYAPGATANVEPVMAAL; from the coding sequence ATGACGAATACTGCTGCTATGAAGCCTGCTGCTAAGCTGAGTGCGAAGCTGCCCCTTCCACTGAAACGACTAGCAGATCTGGCTTACAACTACTGGTGGAGCTGGGCCAATGGTCATGTCTCTTTGTTTCAAAATATCAATCCTGATGAGTGGCAGCGCTCCGGGCATAATCCGGTCGCTTTGCTAGAGTCCGCTTCTTACGAACGCTTAACCCAGTTAGCGGAAGACCCCCTGTATCTCAAGCGCTTGCAAGGTCTAGCCACGCAATTTGACCGTTACATGCGAGAAAAAGACACTTGGGCCAACCGAGTCGCGCCCCAGTTGTCACAAGAGCATCCTGTGGCTTATTTCTGCGCTGAGTTTGGCATTCACGAATCGCTTCCGGTCTATTCGGGCGGTCTAGGTATTTTGGCGGGAGATCACCTCAAATCTGCCTCTGACCTAGGAGTGCCGATGGTGGGGGTTGGGTTGCTCTACCGTCAAGGTTATTTTCACCAACGTCTAAACCGCAATGGCTGGCAAGAGGATTACTACACAGACAATCCTTTTGAGCAGATGCCGCTCGAACTTGTGACGAATGCTGAGGGAGAACCCATCACCATTGAGTTGCAAATTCGCCAACGCATGGTCAAGGTGCAAATCTGGCTGGTGCAAGTGGGGCGAGTCAGGCTCTACCTGCTAGACACAGACCGAGAAGATAATGACCCCATCGATCGCTGGTTGACCGGGCACCTGTACGGCGGCAACCAAGAAACCCGGATTGCCCAGGAAGTCGTATTAGGGATCGGCGGTGTTAGAGCGCTACAAGCTTTAGGGATTCAGCCCACGGTCTATCACCTCAATGAGGGTCACGCAGCGTTCTGCTTGCTAGAGCTGTCGCGATTGGAAGTAAAGCAAACGGGCAAATCTTTCTACGATATTGAAGCCTCGGTGCGCGATCGCTGTGTGTTCACCACCCATACGCCCGTACCCGCAGGTCACGACGTTTTCTCCGCCGATCTGATGGACTCCTACTTTGCCCAGTTCTGGCCAGAGCTAGGGTTGTCCCGTGAGCAGTTTATTTCTCTGGGTGCCCGTCGCTTAGGCGATCCTTGGGAGCCGTTTGGCATGACTGTCTTGGCCTTGCGTTTGTGTCGGGGTGCGAATGGCGTCAGCGCCCTGCATGGTCAAGTGTCTCGCAAGATGTGGAGCATTTTGTATCCAGACCGTCCAGAAGATAAAGTGCCGATTAGCCACATTACGAATGGTGTGCATGCCCGCACCTGGACTGCTCCCTTGCTCAGCGATTTGTATACGCAATATCTCGGCGAGAACTGGTCTGCACGGGTCGTTGATCCTGAAATGTGGGCAGGGGTAGACAAAATTCCTAACGAGGAACTGTGGTCGCGCCACCAAATCCTCAAAGAGCGCCTAGTGGCTCATACCCGCTTCAAGGTGAAGGCATCGCGGCAGGGACGTGGGGAAGATGGAGATCATATCCATGCTGCCGACCATTTGCTCGATCCCAAAATTCTCACCATCGGCTTTGCTCGTCGCTTTAGCCCCTACAAGCGGGGGGCTCTGCTACTCCGGAATGCCGAGTTGGCTTTGCAAATCTTTGGCAGTTCCGATCGCCCGGTGCAAATTATCTTTGCGGGTAAAGCTCACCCTGCGGATGAGGAAGGCAAGCGGATTATTCAGCGCTTGATGGAGTGGTGCCGCCATTCTGCTATTCGCGACCGCGTTGCGTTCATTGAAGACTACGACATTTACACCGCTCAAAAGCTGATTCAAGGCGTAGATGTGTGGCTGAACAACCCACGTCGCCCCTTAGAAGCATCGGGAACCAGCGGTCAAAAGGTCTGCTTTAATGGTGGCCTTAACTGTAGTGTGCTAGATGGTTGGTGGTGCGAAGGCTACCAAGCTGGCCCCGATGGCAAAGGTCTAAATGGTTGGGCGATCGGCGAAGATGCCAATACCAGTGACCAAGAACTGCAAGACCGCATCGATTCTGAATCGCTGTATCGGCTCTTGACTGAGGAAATTGTTCCCCTCTACTACGACCAAGATGCCAATGGCATTCCCAACGGTTGGATTCAGAAAATGAAGGCATCTATCAAAACCAACTCCCCCGCTTTCAACACCGATCGCATGGTGGCTGACTATGTGAGACAAATGTATGCTCCTGGAGCAACTGCCAATGTAGAGCCAGTCATGGCAGCGCTTTAG
- a CDS encoding Tab2/Atab2 family RNA-binding protein gives MPIWEADFYRRPLQDEQGHPLWELLLCDRTRNWEFSALCPQPDANATWVVAQLQKAAESQPSPERLQVFRPQALGLLELAGKELGIAVEPTRRTFALKQLLREKAQQYSQPSNYGQQPYSPLELDKPPPTPIAENIQGEQWRFAAIAAGQLVEAFQDRPIPILEMPEILLPLSLGLASDLPVPGVIIDAGRRSMKLAQWLQQVRPVALNYMAGSPDGLILEAGLADRWVLATFEDPEVKTAAQAYEQRKQASQGLHFLLVQPDDSGMTYSGFWLLQPVD, from the coding sequence ATGCCGATTTGGGAAGCTGATTTTTATCGTCGTCCTTTGCAGGATGAGCAGGGGCATCCCCTGTGGGAGTTGTTGCTTTGCGATCGCACCCGAAATTGGGAATTTAGTGCCCTGTGTCCTCAACCAGACGCCAATGCTACTTGGGTCGTGGCGCAACTACAAAAAGCAGCCGAGTCGCAGCCCTCGCCAGAACGCTTGCAAGTTTTTCGGCCCCAAGCTCTAGGTCTACTGGAACTAGCAGGGAAAGAGCTAGGAATAGCGGTGGAGCCAACGCGCCGCACCTTTGCCTTAAAGCAGCTATTGCGAGAGAAAGCCCAGCAGTATTCTCAACCCAGCAACTATGGTCAGCAGCCTTATTCACCCCTAGAGCTAGACAAGCCACCCCCGACCCCCATCGCTGAGAACATTCAAGGAGAACAGTGGCGGTTTGCTGCGATCGCCGCAGGTCAACTGGTAGAAGCTTTTCAAGATCGGCCAATCCCAATTTTGGAAATGCCAGAAATTCTCTTACCCCTCAGTTTAGGGCTGGCTTCCGATTTGCCTGTGCCTGGGGTGATTATTGACGCGGGTCGCCGCTCAATGAAGCTGGCTCAATGGTTACAGCAAGTTCGTCCAGTTGCCTTAAACTACATGGCTGGCAGTCCAGACGGCCTGATTTTAGAAGCTGGTTTAGCCGATCGCTGGGTACTAGCCACCTTTGAAGATCCAGAGGTAAAAACTGCCGCTCAAGCTTATGAGCAACGAAAACAAGCGTCTCAAGGTCTACACTTCTTGCTCGTCCAACCCGATGATTCGGGCATGACCTACAGTGGTTTTTGGCTCCTACAACCCGTAGATTAA
- a CDS encoding rhomboid family intramembrane serine protease, whose amino-acid sequence MVPLRDDNPTIITPYVTYALIVANILVFILELSFAPGQLEGFFYTWAVVPRQLTASFAGEAITAGPPEWLTLFSSQFLHGGFLHIAGNMLFLWIFGNNVEDRLGHIKYLIFYLACGALAALTQWFFSPNSAIPSLGASGAIAGVMGAYILKYPKASVLTLLPLGFFITTVRIPAFFFLGWWFVQQAFYGAASLNAPANIGMEGGGVAYWAHAGGFVFGAILGPLLGLFSSDPEAKAL is encoded by the coding sequence GTGGTTCCTCTTCGTGATGACAACCCGACTATAATCACGCCCTACGTTACCTACGCCCTTATTGTTGCGAATATTTTAGTTTTTATCCTTGAGTTGAGTTTCGCTCCAGGGCAGTTAGAAGGGTTTTTCTATACCTGGGCCGTCGTTCCTAGGCAGTTAACCGCTAGCTTTGCGGGTGAAGCAATTACTGCTGGACCACCGGAATGGCTCACTTTGTTCAGTTCACAGTTTCTGCATGGTGGCTTTCTCCATATTGCAGGTAACATGCTGTTTCTTTGGATCTTTGGTAACAACGTTGAAGATCGCTTAGGCCATATCAAATATTTAATTTTTTATCTAGCTTGCGGAGCTTTGGCAGCTTTAACTCAGTGGTTTTTCTCCCCTAATTCTGCTATTCCTTCGCTGGGAGCAAGTGGGGCGATCGCCGGGGTGATGGGAGCCTATATTCTGAAGTATCCTAAAGCCTCAGTTCTGACTTTGCTGCCTCTGGGCTTCTTTATTACTACCGTCCGCATTCCCGCTTTCTTCTTCTTGGGTTGGTGGTTTGTCCAGCAAGCCTTTTATGGAGCAGCCAGCCTCAATGCCCCAGCCAACATTGGCATGGAAGGAGGCGGCGTTGCTTACTGGGCTCATGCGGGTGGTTTTGTGTTCGGAGCTATTTTAGGGCCTTTACTCGGACTCTTTTCCTCCGATCCCGAAGCCAAAGCTCTGTAA